From Anopheles coluzzii chromosome 3, AcolN3, whole genome shotgun sequence, the proteins below share one genomic window:
- the LOC120957003 gene encoding uncharacterized protein LOC120957003, with protein MFAYLTIIAAVVALAHGQCTVNIRTQLNAREPLFLRNNQLWAPNGPSLQWNAGETTLIACPGNTIQNTGTVTANIQCVSGTTFNLAGSNVNIADVSCTARSTGSHQTTGQSCGSGGTLLNLGFDVPGVGFVTYIQSCYNMQTASVIYTRHIIPGAAISHSISESYRPSFKTAGTAPHVQPATSYTTAQQAIRFAQLLGSQAQADRFITSSSYLSRGHLSPDADGIFRPWQWATYFYVNVAPQWQATNGGNWLVVENAARNIAGRLNEDVLIFNGAHDILTLPHVNGQQVPITLEAGGIQTPKWYWKIIKSPRTNAAIALVNNNDPFRTSMPAGEMLCQDVCGQYGWGNANYGNFARGFTYCCTVADLRRAIPSIPAEADAANVLRF; from the exons ATGTTTGCATACCTAACGATCATCGCTGCCGTGGTCGCATTAGCCCATGGAC AGTGTACTGTCAACATCCGGACGCAGCTGAACGCACGGGAACCATTGTTCCTGCGCAACAATCAGCTGTGGGCACCGAACGGACCATCGCTACAGTGGAATGCCGGCGAGACGACACTGATCGCCTGCCCGGGCAACACGATCCAGAATA CTGGAACTGTTACTGCCAACATTCAGTGCGTCTCTGGAACGACGTTCAACCTGGCTGGATCGAATGTGAACATTGCCGATGTGTCCTGCACTGCTCGTTCGACGGGATCGCATCAAACTACGGGCCAGAGCTGTGGCAGCGGAGGCACTCTGCTGAACCTTGGCTTCGATGTACCCGGCGTGGGCTTTGTGACGTACATTCAGTCGTGCTACAACATGCAGACGGCTTCCGTGATTTACACTCGCCATATCATCCCTGGAGCGGCTATTAGTC ATAGCATCAGCGAGTCTTATCGTCCCTCGTTCAAGACTGCCGGTACTGCTCCGCATGTCCAGCCGGCCACCTCGTACACCACCGCTCAGCAGGCGATCCGCTTTGCTCAGCTGCTAGGCTCGCAGGCTCAGGCCGATCGGTTCATCACCTCCAGCTCGTACCTGTCCCGTGGCCATCTGTCGCCCGATGCGGACGGTATTTTCCGGCCGTGGCAGTGGGCAACCTACTTCTACGTCAACGTCGCGCCACAGTGGCAGGCTACGAATGGCGGCAACTGGCTCGTCGTTGAGAACGCCGCCCGCAACATTGCCGGCCGACTGAACGAGGACGTGCTGATCTTCAACGGAGCGCACGATATTCTGACCCTGCCGCACGTCAATGGCCAGCAGGTTCCCATCACGCTGGAGGCGGGAGGCATTCAAACGCCCAAGTGGTACTGGAAGATTATCAAATCGCCACGCACGAATGCGGCGATCGCGCTGGTCAACAATAACGATCCGTTCCGCACGAGCATGCCGGCCGGTGAGATGCTGTGCCAGGACGTGTGCGGCCAGTATGGATGGGGCAATGCGAACTATGGTAACTTTGCGCGTGGCTTCACCTACTGCTGCACGGTGGCGGATCTGCGCCGTGCCATTCCCAGCATTCCGGCCGAAGCGGACGCGGCTAATGTGTTGCGTTTTTAA
- the LOC120957004 gene encoding uncharacterized protein LOC120957004 → MISYITFLISLATFANRQCNVDIKSQLNQMEPLFLRKNELWTPNGRWLQWKTGEATMIACPGNRIRNTGKERAYIRCVSGRTFALGASHVNIANIACVSKTTGKHRNSGTSCGSGGTLLGLGFNVPGLAFITYLETCYNMQTASVLFTRHTIRGSAINYAITKTNRSTYKPDGAPANVPFATAYAQKRQLKRFTDLLGSAAQAKRFISSGSFLERGHMVPFADGIFRPWRWVTDFYVNVAPQWVATNRGNWKAVEAAARQVAGRLEEDVLVFTGVYDILTLPHVNGHQVPITLDAKGIEIPKWLWKIVKSIRRNAAIALVTNNDPFRRSMPAGEMLCQDICAQYGWGNAKYDKFASGFTYCCTVKDLRRFIPTISSEVDAANVLHF, encoded by the exons ATGATATCATACATTACGTTTTTAATATCCTTGGCAACTTTCGCTAATCGAC AGTGTAATGTTGATATCAAATCACAACTGAACCAAATGGAACCACTATTCCTGCGCAAGAATGAGTTGTGGACTCCGAACGGACGATGGTTGCAGTGGAAGACCGGTGAAGCTACAATGATTGCCTGTCCTGGTAATCGAATCCGAAACA CTGGAAAAGAAAGAGCCTACATTCGGTGCGTGTCTGGAAGGACGTTTGCCTTAGGAGCATCACATGTAAATATTGCCAACATTGCTTGTGTTTCCAAAACTACCGGAAAGCATCGAAATTCGGGCACTAGTTGCGGTAGTGGTGGAACGTTGCTGGGCTTGGGATTTAATGTTCCGGGCCTTGCTTTCATAACGTATCTTGAAACGTGCTACAACATGCAAACGGCTTCGGTGCTTTTCACGCGTCATACGATACGAGGATCAGCTATCAATT ATGCCATTACTAAAACAAACCGGTCAACATATAAACCGGATGGTGCCCCTGCAAATGTTCCATTTGCCACGGCTTACGCCCAAAAACGGCAACTTAAACGTTTTACCGATCTTCTGGGATCCGCTGCTCAGGCGAAACGATTCATCTCGTCTGGTTCTTTTCTTGAGCGGGGGCACATGGTACCGTTTGCGGATGGTATATTTCGTCCATGGCGATGGGTCACCGATTTCTACGTCAACGTCGCTCCCCAGTGGGTGGCAACGAATCGGGGAAACTGGAAGGCCGTTGAAGCTGCAGCTCGCCAAGTCGCGGGTCGCTTAGAGGAGGATGTACTGGTTTTTACGGGAGTTTACGACATTCTTACCCTTCCCCACGTAAATGGCCATCAGGTTCCGATCACACTGGATGCCAAGGGTATTGAAATACCCAAGTGGCTTTGGAAAATAGTCAAATCTATACGCAGAAATGCTGCCATCGCACTCGTCACTAATAACGATCCGTTCAGAAGAAGTATGCCAGCTGGTGAGATGCTGTGTCAGGATATCTGTGCCCAATACGGGTGGGGTAATGCAAAGTATGACAAATTTGCGAGTGGTTTCACCTACTGCTGTACGGTGAAGGATTTGCGGCGCTTTATTCCTACTATTTCTTCCGAAGTTGATGCAGCGAATGTGTTGCACTTCTAA